The Papaver somniferum cultivar HN1 chromosome 3, ASM357369v1, whole genome shotgun sequence genome includes a region encoding these proteins:
- the LOC113361126 gene encoding serine hydroxymethyltransferase 3, chloroplastic-like → EVRSIIDSEKNRQFNSLELIASENFTSRAVMEAVGSCLTNKYSEGLHGKRYYGGNEYIDELETLCQQRALDAFHLDPKKWGVNVQPLSGSPADSEVYTALLNPHDRIMGMDLPHGGHLSHGFMTPKRRVSGTSIYFESMPYRLDESTGLIDYDMLEKTATLFRPKLIIVGASAYPRDFDYPRMRKIADSVGAFLMMDMAHISGLVAASVLADPFEYCDVVTTTTHKSLRGPRGGMIFFKKDPVLWVDMESAINNAVFPG, encoded by the exons gaagtacgttcaataattgatagtgagaagaatcgtcagtttaacagcttggagctcattgcttcagagaattttacatctcgcgcagtgatggaagctgtgggttcttgtctcacaaacaagtattcagaagggcttcatggtaaaag GTACTATGGTGGCAATGAGTACATTGATGAGCTAGAGACACTTTGTCAACAAAGGGCTTTGGATGCATTTCACTTAGACCCAAAGAAATGGGGAGTTAATGTCCAACCTCTGTCTGGTTCTCCTGCTGACTCTGAAGTTTACACTGCACTTCTCAACCCACATGACCGTATTATG GGTATGGATCTTCCTCATGGAGGTCActtgtcacatggatttatgactcctaaaagacgggtatctgggacttcgatttattttgaatcgatgccctaccgtcttgatgaatcaacag gccttattgattatgatatgcttgagaaaactgccaccctctttcgaccaaaactcatcattgttggtgctagtgcttatcctcgtgatttcgattatcctcgaatgagaaag attgcagattctgttggggcttttctcatgatggatatggctcacataagtggtctcgttgctgcatctgtacttgccgacccatttgaatactgtgatgttgtaacaaccaccactcacaag tcattacgaggtcccagaggtggcatgattttcttcaagaaagatcctgttctttgggttgatatggaatctgcgattaacaatgctgttttcccaggg